The genomic stretch GGACATGCTGCTCTACCTCAGCGCGGGTGGCTGGCTGCCGCGCTACCGGACCGAGCGGTTCGGCGTGGCGTGCAGCCGATCCCTGCTCGATCACGTGCTGCGCGAACGGGTCAGGCAGTTCGGCAATGTCGATTTCCGGGGCGACTGCCTGCCCACCGGACTGCTCGGTGACGCCCGCGCGGTCACCGGCGTGGCCTATCGGGATCTGCGCGACCGGTCCGGGCTCCGCTCGCTGCCCGCCGATCTCGTGGTCGACGCCACCGGCCGCGCGTCCCGCGCCTCGGCGCTGCTGGCCGGTCTCGGCGTGGGCGAGGCGCCCGTTCAGGTGGTCGACGCCGGGCACTCGTATGCCACCCGCCTCTATCGCGCCCGCCCCGGTGCCGAGACGAGCACCCCGCTGGTGCTGATCCAGGCCGAGACCGGGCGGGGCAGGCCCTCCGGCAACGGTGCGCTGCTGCCCATCGAAGACGGGGTGTGGATCGTCACCCTCGGCGGGCTGCGCGGGGCCGCGGTCCCCGACACCGGGGACGACTACCTCGGCTACGCCCGCCACGCACTGGGCACCCCGCTGCTGGCCGACCTGCTCGCCGACGCCGAACCGATCACCCCTGTCGTCCGCTCCCGCAGCACCTTCAACCGCAGGCACCGCTTCGACCGGCTCTCCGGGTGGCCGCGCGGGTTCCTCGTCCTCGGTGACGCGGTGACCGCGCTGAACCCGGTCTACGGGCAGGGCCTCACCGTCGCCGCGCGCGGTGCGGCGGCCTTGCGATCGGCGCTGGCCGAGGGCGAGCCGGTCACCCGGCGGCTGCAACGCGCCGTCGCCCGCTCGGCGGTACTGGCCTGGGAAGTGTCCACCCGCCAGGACCGGCGCTTCCCCCGCACTGTCGGCCCGGCACTCGGCCGGATCGACCGGCTCGCGCACGGCTACGCCGACCGGGTGATGCGCGCCGCCCAGTCCCGGCCCGCGGTCGGTGCCCGCCTCATCGACGCGATGTTCCTGGCCGCGCCCGCGGTGCGCAGCGTCGGGCACCCCGTGGTGGCGCTGGCCGCCGCGCTCGACGGCGGTGCTCCGCACCTGACCACGCCGCCGCTGACCGAGCGGGAGCGAGCGGTGCTGACCGGGGGACACCGATGACCGGACCGGGCGAACCGATCGCGATCGTCGGCATGGCGGGCCGGTTCCCCGGCGCGGACAGCGTCGCGGACCTGTGGCGTCTGTTGTGCGCGGGCACCGATGCCGTCCGCGCCGCCCCACCGGAGGGCCGGGATATCGCACCGGCGTCCGGCGGCGATGTCCGTGTCCCCACGGCGGGCGGCTTCCTCGACGACGTGGCAGGCTTCGACGCCACCCTGTTCGGCATCTCCCCGCGCGAAGCCGCCGACATCGATCCGCAGCAGCGCCTGTTCCTCGAAACCGCCTGGCGGGCACTCGAAGACGCGAACACGCCCGCCGACCGGTTGCGTGGTACCCGGACAGGCGTCTACGCGGGCGCCTCCTGGCACGACTACGCCACGCTGCGCTCGCGCACCGCGGTGCCGCCGACCCCGCACAGCGTGGTCGGCTCGGCGCTGGACATGATCGCGACCCGCGTTTCCTACACCCTCGAGATCACCGGCCCGAGCATGACCGTCGAAACCGGCTGCTCCTCGGCCTCGGTCGCCGTCGACCTGGCCGTCCGAGCGCTGCGCTCCGGCGATATCGAGGCCGCGCTGGTCGGCGGGGTGAATCTGATCCTCGGACCGGAGGTGACCGCCGGTCTCGCCCATTTCGGCGCGCTGTCCCCGGACGGGCGCTGCGCGGCATTCGGCGCGGGCGCGAACGGTTTCGTGCGCGGCGAAGGCGTGGCCGTGCTCTACCTGAAGACGCTGTCGGCCGCTCGGCGCGACGGTGACCCGATCCGCGCGACCATCGTCGCAACGGCGGTGAACAACGACGGCGGGGGCGAAAGCCTGGTCACGCCCAGCCTCGCCGGCCAGCGCGACCTGTTGCGCCGCGCCTATCTCCACACCGGTCTGGATCCGGCGCGGCTCGGGTACCTCGAAGCGCACGGCACCGGCACCGGCCGCGGCGACCCCGTCGAAGCGGGCGCGCTGGGGACGATCCTCGGTCGCCGCCGCCCACCGGACGCGGGCCCGCTGCCGATCGGCTCGATCAAGTCCGCCATCGGCCACCTGGAAGCCGCCGCGGGCATCGCCGGTCTGGTCAAAGCCGTGCTCTGCCTGGAACATCGGCACCTGCCCGCCACGCTGCACGCCGACACCCTCCGCCCGGACATCGACTTCGACACCCTGGGCGTGCGGGTGATGCGCGTTCCCGCCGCGCTGCCCGTCGGCCCCGGGACGCTCGTCGGTGTCAACTCGTTCGGCTGGGGCGGCACCAATGTCCACATCGTCCTCGGGCCC from Nocardia higoensis encodes the following:
- a CDS encoding NAD(P)/FAD-dependent oxidoreductase, with protein sequence MNTIPSGGRVVGHAVVLGGGFAGILAAGAIAPYAETVTVLDRDEPHVAPQRRRGVPQDRHPHFLGPGGAESIEAMLPGAHAALWSAGARRIRTTEDMLLYLSAGGWLPRYRTERFGVACSRSLLDHVLRERVRQFGNVDFRGDCLPTGLLGDARAVTGVAYRDLRDRSGLRSLPADLVVDATGRASRASALLAGLGVGEAPVQVVDAGHSYATRLYRARPGAETSTPLVLIQAETGRGRPSGNGALLPIEDGVWIVTLGGLRGAAVPDTGDDYLGYARHALGTPLLADLLADAEPITPVVRSRSTFNRRHRFDRLSGWPRGFLVLGDAVTALNPVYGQGLTVAARGAAALRSALAEGEPVTRRLQRAVARSAVLAWEVSTRQDRRFPRTVGPALGRIDRLAHGYADRVMRAAQSRPAVGARLIDAMFLAAPAVRSVGHPVVALAAALDGGAPHLTTPPLTERERAVLTGGHR